The genomic interval GAAAAACTCAAAGGTGTCTAGAAAGTTTTTTGATGGTGCTCATATTAATGTTGCCCCAAGTGATTATTTACTTAACGCTTTCGTGAAAGCAAAATTCTTTAAGCTCATTAAAATACCTAATTCTATTAGGTTATCACTTTATCCATTTCACACACGCAAGATTTTAAGACCTAAGCTTTTGTGGGTTCGCTCCTTTACAGAGATTTACAACCCTATGATGGCTATTTATATTTTAGAAGAGTTATTAAAAATATATCCAGAAGCTTCACTTTCAATGGTAGGTCCAGAAAAAGATGGTAGCTTAGAAAAATGTAAAGCCTATATAGCAGCTAAAAAATTACCGGTGAACTTTACGGGTAAACTGTCTAAGAAGGATTGGGTTTTACATTCCTTAAATTCTGATATTTTTATAAACACCACAAATTATGACAATACTCCTGTAAGTGTAATTGAGGCTATGGCGTTGGGACTGCCAATTGTTTCTACTAATGTAGGGGGTATTCCGTTTCTAATTAATAATAGTGAGGATGGGATACTTGTACCTCGAGATAATGTTATGGAGTTTAAAAAAAGTATTGAATTTCTTATCAAAAATCCAACTGATGCCTATGTAATAGCCAAAAAAGCTAGAAGTAAAGTGGAAGCTTATGATTGGGAGCGGGTAAAAGAATTATGGAACAGACTCCTCTACTAAATTTATGATATATTTACCCTAATTTACTTATCCCCCTTATGCCTTTAATACCAGATATCCATTTCAATATTTCTGAGAGGAGAATTCTACTCCGAATTATGGATGTTCTCATAGTATTGAGCACACTTCATCTCACAAACGTATTTTTTAAGTTTGATTATTTTGAAGTATCAGAAACTAATAGAACTGGTATTCTAGTTCTTGTTTTTTATTTGACTGTATTTGGGACCGTATTTGAGCTGTATTTTTTACCTAAGACTGTCAAGTTCCAGACAATGTTAAAAAATACCATCTTGACAGTATCTTCAACGGTATTATTTTATCTATTAACCCCGTTTTATACGCCCTCACTACCAGATAATAGACTGCAGATTATATATTTCTATGTATCCATGATTGTTGCTATTCTATTATGGAGGTGGTTGTATGTGACAGTTATTGCAGCTCCAAGATTTTATAAAAAAGCTTTGGTAGTAGGAGATTCTTTTGATATTGAAAAAGTAATTTCAAACTTAGAATCTGCAGATCCTAATTATAAAATTGTCGGGTATATCAATACAGATCCCATGACAATAGAAGCTGTAATAACTACAGATATAAAGCGCTATCCTATTGAAAATTTAACTAATACCGTAGTAGAGAATGGTGTGTCTGAAATTATAGTGGCAAGTATTTACTCAAGTGGTGTGACTTTACCGTTATACAATGAGCTTATCATATTGCTTAAAAAGGGATTCCCTATACGGGAATATATGCAAGTATTTGAAGAAATTACACAGCGAGTACCAGTACAGTATGTAGATAAAGATTTTTATAGATATTTCCCATTTAGCAGGAGTAATCAAAACAAGTTCTATAAGTTACTTCATCGGTTTTTTGATATTGCTATGTCTTTGCTGGGTATTCTCATATTTATTTTTCTCTTACCTCTCATTATCTTAGGAAACCTTTTGGCTAATCGAGGTCCTCTTTTTTATAAACAGACCCGTGTCGGGCAAAACGGAAAGCCATTCAGCATCATAAAACTCAGAACAATGATTATCAATGCAGAGGAAGGTGGTGCTCAATGGGCAAAGAAAAATGATACTCGAATTACGTTATTTGGAAATTTTTTGAGAAGAAGCCGTTTAGATGAAATGCCTCAATTTTTTAACATAATGATAGGTGATATGAGTGTAATTGGCCCTCGTCCCGAAAGGCCTGTTTTTGTGAAGGAATTGTCTAAGGAAATACCATTTTATGAAACACGACATATCATAAAACCAGGTCTTACTGGATGGGCTCAAGTGATGGGAAATTACGCAAACTCAGAAGAAGATACACTAAAAAAGCTACAGTATGATCTCTACTATATAAAACACCGTAATTTATTTATTGATCTAAGTATCATTCTCAAAACTATTAGTACAGTCATTAACTTTAGGGGTCAGTAGTTAGCGAGATTATTTGTTTAAGCTAGCTTATTTGTTTTAGGCTTCGCTAATTTAAAAATTAGGAATCTCTTAAGGTTCTCAAGCTTCTCAAAATAAATAGATACCTCATCGTAATTGCTATAAGTAGCGGTAACAAGGCAAATGGATACTTTTGAACACCAATAATCCAATGAAAAAATAATAAAAGCATAAGAATAATTGCCAGTTTCATATATGGGTAAATCCACCTAGGAGGATTAGATTTTGAAATAATAAATGCAGCAAGAATATGAAAAGGAAAGGCCCACAACAAGTTGTAATTCCAAGCTGTTGCCGTATGATCAGTTCCTAACCATAAGAATGAAATAAGTATTCCTATAAAACCAGTGAGTGATAATAGTAAAACATCTAACCATCCTATTTTATATTTTTTAATATAATCTTTATACGTTTTGTATATGATTAAAAGTGATAAAATACTAAAAATGAAAAGTGGAGATAATACAAATATGCTCCCATACGAGTGAGATTCTGTTGGGATGTATGCTGTTATAGTGTCTAAGGTAAAGGGCTTATTTCCTTCAGAAGTAGAGATTTTTGCTTTCGCGAAAGCGGATAATAACTCATTTGGTAAAAATAAGTATTCCTCTGGTGTAGCTTCTCTATCAATAACAGACCCTAAGGCGACATCAATACCTAAGCTACCCCAACTATTCCATGGAATATATTGATGAATAAGATCGCGATGACTCAACCCTTTTTCTTGTTGGCTATAATCCATTTGAAGGGAGTTCCCAAGACCTGAAGCAATTGCGTAGTATGGCCTTGTAGCACAATTATCATAAAAAAAATCGTATTTATAATATTTATTTTCTTCTTGAAGATTATGCATCAAAAACCTAAAAGTTGCTTGACGATTTTCTAAGTCTAAATTGAGTTCTTGTAATTTAATCCAACGTTCTTGAGCTTTATAGTTATAAATAAAATCATCATAAGATGTTGCTGCGAGCTTGTAAAGTAATTTACCTCGAGCAAATTTTAAGTAAAAATTTGGGGTGTCAAAATCAAAAACACCATAGTTAAAGACCACGTTGATATCATTTGATTTATCAAAAACTTGTATTGCTGTATGGCCAAAAGCGTCATAAAGTTCAGGTCCAGGACCAATTGTGATAAGATTGATTTCAGAATCTTCTGATAATACAGGATATTTTAATTGTGAGCTCGCACAAAGAGAACATAAAAAACAAAGGACGACAAATAGTTGTTTCATATGTGTAAAGATAGGCGAGGGTTTGACATCTTGCAATTGTAAATACTATATATTAGAAAAGGTCAAGACATGAGTCTCGACCTTTTCAATTTAATCCTTTAAATAGAATTAATGATTTATGCTAAAACTGCTTGTACTTTATCTGCAGCCTCTTGGAACTCGATAGCACTTTGTACATCAAGACCACTGTTGTCTATAAGCTCTTTTGCGATATCTGCATTTGTACCTTGAAGACGTACAATAATAGGTACACTAATTGTTCCCATATTCTTGTATGCATCTACAATACCTTGTGCCACACGGTCACAACGTACAATACCTCCAAAGATGTTTACTAATATTGCTTTTACTGCTGGATCCTTAAGGATTAATTGAAAAGCTGCTTCAACGCGCTCAGCATCTGCAGTACCTCCTACATCTAGAAAGTTTGCAGGCTCTCCACCAGCTTGTTTAATTAAATCCATAGTTGCCATCGCAAGACCAGCACCATTTACCATACAACCTACATTTCCATCTAGATCTACATAGTTAAGTCCTTTCTCACCAGCTTCTACTTCTACTGGATTTTCTTCACGCACATCACGCATTGCTGCATAATCTTTGTGACGGTATAGTGCATTTGCATCTAACGATACTTTTGCATCTACTGCCATTATTTTATCATCACTCGTTTTAAGAACAGGATTGATTTCAAATAATGAACTGTCAGATTTCTCAAAAGCTTCATATAAAGCAAAAACAAATTTTGTCATTTCCTTAAATGCAGCTCCGCTTAAACCTAAGTTAAAAGCTATTTTACGCGCTTGGAAACCTAGTAATCCCGTTGCAGGATCTATTTCTTCGTGAAAAATCAGGTGTGGAGTTTCCTCTGCCACCGTCTCAATATCCATTCCTCCTTCTGTAGAATACATGATCATATTACGGCCCGTACTACGGTTAAGAAGTACAGACATATAGTATTCTTCTGGTTCATTATCTCCAGGATAGTACACATCTTCTGCTACTAGCACTTGGTGTACTCTTTTACCTTCTGCACTTGTTTGAGGTGTCACTAGATCCATCCCAATGATGTCGTCTGCTATACTTCTTACTTCGTCAAGATTTTTTGCAAGTTTTACACCACCACCTTTACCACGTCCACCAGCGTGAACTTGAGCCTTAATTACATGCCATCCGGTTCCGGTTTCTTCTGTAAGTTTTTTTGCAGCTGCAACAGCTTCGTCTGGTGTTTGAGCTACATACCCACGTTGGATACGTACGCCAAAACTATTTAATATCTCTTTTCCTTGATATTCGTGTAGATTCATAATCTCTATTTAAGGTGCTTAAAATTGCCTAGCAAAAATAACAAATGCGCTACGGGAGCGCAATAATTTTGTTATATAATTTTTAGAATGAGTTTAAACGATTTCGGCACTTAATCCAGCTTGTAAAAGTTTTGAACAACGAGGTTTCAAATCTTTATAATCTCCTGTTTTTACAGAACACTTACCTTTGTAGTGAACTAGTAGAGCGCATTGATGTGCTTGCTCTTCCTCATGATCACAAGCATAAACAAGCGAATTAATCACATGGTCAAATGTATTTACATCGTCATTATACAATATAATTTCATGAGAAGGAGTCTCCTCTGTCAGTACATCTAAATCTTCTTGATATTTTTCTTGGGTACTCATAATGGGGTTGTTATCAATGCAAAAATACAAAATATACTGTTTTCGCTTTCGCGAAAATCTCACAGTCCTAAATTAATCATGAAATTTCTGAACAATATAATCGTAGGTTAAAAATCCACTCAGTTTACTGAAAAGACAAAAATGTTTTAATAAATTAAATTATCTTCTCTCAAACTTACAGGCTACCCAATTATTTCGTTCATAATTACTAACGAAGTAAAGGCCATGTTCATTGCATTTTTCTGAAATTAATGGAATATCTTCTGTGTAAAATCCACTCAATAATAAGATACCATCCTCAGGTAAACATTTCGCGTAAGCGGGAATATCTTGAAGCAAGATGTTGCGATTTATATTTGCGATAATGACGTCATAGTTCTTGTCTTCAAGTAGTTTTACATCACCTTCATAAACATCAATATGTTTACAATTGTTTCTTTCTGCATTTTCTATGCTATTTAAATAACACCAGTTGTCTATGTCTATAGCGTCTATGGGTTTGGCTTCACGCATTTCAGCTAGAATAGCCAGTACACCTGTGCCGCAACCCATATCTAGTGTTTTTTTATCTTTTAGATCAAGTTTAAGTAGATGCTTAATCATCATATGAGTAGTCTCGTGATGACCAGTCCCAAAAGACATTTTTGGTTCTATTACGATATCGTACAACACATCAGTTTTGTCATGAAAGGGAGCTCTTACCGCGCATTTACCATCTACCTCTATAGGTTCAAAATTCTTTTCCCACTCTTCATTCCAGTTTACTTGTTCAATTTCTTCTGCTACATAAGTAATCGTAAACTCATCAGAATTCATAATTTGAATATCGGTAAGTAGTGAATCATAGTCTACATCCTGAGAATTAGGAAAAGCTTCATCTTTTTGAATGTAAGCAATTACTCCTGCTTCATTTTCAGTAAAACTTTCAAAGCCTGCGTAGCCTAGTTCTGCAATTAGTATTTCGGTTGCAGGATCTCGGGGTTCAATAGTAAAGGTGTAGCCTAAATAAATTGGAGTCATTTTATCCTATTTAAAAATTTTGTGAGTGCAAAAATAAGGTTTATAAAACTACAAATCCTCTATGCTGCACAATAGCGAGCAGTGCATAGAGGATTAATATAAAATTCTATTTTTATAATAAATGGCCTATTGCTGAAAGGCATTAACAATCTCAAAAAAGTCTGTAGCATTTAGTGCAGCGCCACCTATAAGTCCACCGTCTACATCTTTTTTGTTAAAAATTTCTTTTGCGTTAGTAGGTTTTACAGAACCTCCATATAAGATACTCACTCCATCTGCGACTTCTTGCCCGTATGTTGAAGCGATAGTGTTGCGAATAAATTGGTGCATCTCTTGTGCCTGCTCAGGTGAAGCTGTTTCTCCAGTACCTATAGCCCAAACAGGTTCATAAGCAAGTATTATGTTTGACCATGCATCTTTATCTAGATGAAATAATGCATTTTCAAGCTGAGTTGCTACCACGTCTTCATGTTTCTCATCCTTACGATCTTGCAGTTCTTCTCCAAAACAAAAAATGATTCTCAATTCATTTTTTAGTGCACTATTTACTTTTTTTGCTAGCAATTCGTCTGTTTCATGAAAATATGCGCGTCGCTCACTATGACCCAAGATAACGGTGTTTATACCTATTCCCTTAAGCATCTTTGCAGAGATTTCACCTGTGAATGCACCACTTTCTTCTTGGTGCATATTTTGTGCAGCAACTTTGATGTTGCTATCACTTAGACTTTCAAATGCTTTATATAGATTCACAAATGTAGGTGCAATAATAACCTCTGCATCTCCTAAGTTTCTTTCTTTCTTTAGATTCGTAATAAGTCCTGCGGTATCTGCTAGGTCATTATTCATTTTCCAGTTTCCTGCTACAATATGTTTTCTCATAATATATAGTATACCCTTACAAAGAAGGTGTTTAAATTTTTAATTCAACAAATTCACGATCTGTTCTCAAATATAGCAACCTGTTTGTTAGTTCAACTTGGATTTAACCCAATTTTCACGATTATAAAGTTTACAGTTTCTAAGTATGAAAATGTGGTTGATAGATATAAGTTCGCTTTCGCGAAAGCGTAAAAAAAACATTTATTTCTACAAATCTTAATCAGATGAAGGTCTTATTCCAACTTTATTTTTGGATCCAGCCAAGCATAGATAAAGTCTACAAGAATATTAATGGTGACAAAGAGGCTGGCAATGACAAGCACCGCACCCATTATAATAGGTAAGTCTAAAGTATTTAATGCATCTACAATTTCTTTTCCTAAGCCATTCCACCCAAAAATATACTCCACAAAGACGGCTCCTGCGAGCATAGAGGCAAACCATCCTGAAACAGCAGTGACTACAGGATTTAATGCATTTTTTAATGCATGATTTTTAATGATTTTATAGGAAGATAGCCCTTTTGCTCTTGCGGTTCGGATATATTCTTGATTATATACTTCTAACAAAGAATTACGCATAAGCTGAATGACAACAGCAAGCGGTCTAATTCCTAAAACAAGTGCAGGTAAAATGAGATTTTTCCACTGGATACGTACGCTTTCGCCAAAATCATCCATGGCATATAAACTTCCCGTCATATTAAGGTTTGTATACTCATGTAACACATACCCGAAAAGCCAAGCAAATAAAATAGCGCTGAAAAAACTTGGTACACTCATCCCAAAGGTACTTACAATTTGGATGGTTTTATCAACCCACGTATCTCGCATTTGTGCAGAAATTATTCCTAAAAAAACACCTATAAGTATTGCTATGGTAATGGCAGACACCGCCAGAACCATAGTGTTAGGTAATGTTTCTGCAATAACCTGAGTAACTGGCTTTCCTGTTTTTTGAAAACTTTCTCTTAAGTAAGGATATTTGAGAGCTAATGTTTTATTTCCAATTGTAAAAAGTGGAGTTGCGGTATATTTTCCAGTTTCTAGCGAGGTATAATTATCTGTATCGTTTGAGTGGATAGAAAGGAGGGAGAGGTCATTCAGATAATACGCGTATTGCGTCAAAATAGGCTGATCAAAGCCATACTTTGCTCGCACTTTTGCAAGTTGTTCTGGATCCTCATTTTGATCTAACATCATTCTCGCAGGATCCCCAGGAAGCACTGTAAATAAAAAAAATATAACTGTGACAACACCTAGGAGTGTTAGAAAAGCATAGCCAAGTTTTTTTAAAAGGTACTGCAACATTATTGAGGATTGTTTGACTTGTTTTTTCTTCTAAGTGCCTCCTCTAAAGTAATTGACTCGTATTGAAAATCATTTCCAAAAAGATCAGTTGCATAAGATTCGATTGTTTGAGAAAAGCCAGCGTCTTTTCTTCGATCATTAACTGATTCAGAATTTTTAATTGGCCAGATAAAGGAGGGGCCTTCTCCATAATTGACTCCTTGAGTGCCGTATAGTTGCATCTTTTCCAAATTCATTAAATATCTATCTTCCATCATAGCAACCAATTTATAAGGGATTTCTCCATTCATTCCAGCTTCTTTAATTATAGGTAAGTATGCTTCTATATATTCAGGGTTGTGTTGTATGACATAC from Dokdonia sp. Hel_I_53 carries:
- a CDS encoding glycosyltransferase family 4 protein, translating into MKRKNILYVGNALSSSGNTLTHIESLSQDLRFEGYNVVVTSNKKNKILRMVAMIVTFFREYNSVDYVLIDTYSTTNFWYAVIIGHLCRMYNKSYIPILHGGNLPSRLEKNSKVSRKFFDGAHINVAPSDYLLNAFVKAKFFKLIKIPNSIRLSLYPFHTRKILRPKLLWVRSFTEIYNPMMAIYILEELLKIYPEASLSMVGPEKDGSLEKCKAYIAAKKLPVNFTGKLSKKDWVLHSLNSDIFINTTNYDNTPVSVIEAMALGLPIVSTNVGGIPFLINNSEDGILVPRDNVMEFKKSIEFLIKNPTDAYVIAKKARSKVEAYDWERVKELWNRLLY
- the tpiA gene encoding triose-phosphate isomerase, which produces MRKHIVAGNWKMNNDLADTAGLITNLKKERNLGDAEVIIAPTFVNLYKAFESLSDSNIKVAAQNMHQEESGAFTGEISAKMLKGIGINTVILGHSERRAYFHETDELLAKKVNSALKNELRIIFCFGEELQDRKDEKHEDVVATQLENALFHLDKDAWSNIILAYEPVWAIGTGETASPEQAQEMHQFIRNTIASTYGQEVADGVSILYGGSVKPTNAKEIFNKKDVDGGLIGGAALNATDFFEIVNAFQQ
- the prmA gene encoding 50S ribosomal protein L11 methyltransferase is translated as MTPIYLGYTFTIEPRDPATEILIAELGYAGFESFTENEAGVIAYIQKDEAFPNSQDVDYDSLLTDIQIMNSDEFTITYVAEEIEQVNWNEEWEKNFEPIEVDGKCAVRAPFHDKTDVLYDIVIEPKMSFGTGHHETTHMMIKHLLKLDLKDKKTLDMGCGTGVLAILAEMREAKPIDAIDIDNWCYLNSIENAERNNCKHIDVYEGDVKLLEDKNYDVIIANINRNILLQDIPAYAKCLPEDGILLLSGFYTEDIPLISEKCNEHGLYFVSNYERNNWVACKFERR
- a CDS encoding sugar transferase — translated: MDVLIVLSTLHLTNVFFKFDYFEVSETNRTGILVLVFYLTVFGTVFELYFLPKTVKFQTMLKNTILTVSSTVLFYLLTPFYTPSLPDNRLQIIYFYVSMIVAILLWRWLYVTVIAAPRFYKKALVVGDSFDIEKVISNLESADPNYKIVGYINTDPMTIEAVITTDIKRYPIENLTNTVVENGVSEIIVASIYSSGVTLPLYNELIILLKKGFPIREYMQVFEEITQRVPVQYVDKDFYRYFPFSRSNQNKFYKLLHRFFDIAMSLLGILIFIFLLPLIILGNLLANRGPLFYKQTRVGQNGKPFSIIKLRTMIINAEEGGAQWAKKNDTRITLFGNFLRRSRLDEMPQFFNIMIGDMSVIGPRPERPVFVKELSKEIPFYETRHIIKPGLTGWAQVMGNYANSEEDTLKKLQYDLYYIKHRNLFIDLSIILKTISTVINFRGQ
- a CDS encoding ATP-dependent Clp protease adaptor ClpS — its product is MSTQEKYQEDLDVLTEETPSHEIILYNDDVNTFDHVINSLVYACDHEEEQAHQCALLVHYKGKCSVKTGDYKDLKPRCSKLLQAGLSAEIV
- the sucC gene encoding ADP-forming succinate--CoA ligase subunit beta; this translates as MNLHEYQGKEILNSFGVRIQRGYVAQTPDEAVAAAKKLTEETGTGWHVIKAQVHAGGRGKGGGVKLAKNLDEVRSIADDIIGMDLVTPQTSAEGKRVHQVLVAEDVYYPGDNEPEEYYMSVLLNRSTGRNMIMYSTEGGMDIETVAEETPHLIFHEEIDPATGLLGFQARKIAFNLGLSGAAFKEMTKFVFALYEAFEKSDSSLFEINPVLKTSDDKIMAVDAKVSLDANALYRHKDYAAMRDVREENPVEVEAGEKGLNYVDLDGNVGCMVNGAGLAMATMDLIKQAGGEPANFLDVGGTADAERVEAAFQLILKDPAVKAILVNIFGGIVRCDRVAQGIVDAYKNMGTISVPIIVRLQGTNADIAKELIDNSGLDVQSAIEFQEAADKVQAVLA
- a CDS encoding ABC transporter permease, with product MLQYLLKKLGYAFLTLLGVVTVIFFLFTVLPGDPARMMLDQNEDPEQLAKVRAKYGFDQPILTQYAYYLNDLSLLSIHSNDTDNYTSLETGKYTATPLFTIGNKTLALKYPYLRESFQKTGKPVTQVIAETLPNTMVLAVSAITIAILIGVFLGIISAQMRDTWVDKTIQIVSTFGMSVPSFFSAILFAWLFGYVLHEYTNLNMTGSLYAMDDFGESVRIQWKNLILPALVLGIRPLAVVIQLMRNSLLEVYNQEYIRTARAKGLSSYKIIKNHALKNALNPVVTAVSGWFASMLAGAVFVEYIFGWNGLGKEIVDALNTLDLPIIMGAVLVIASLFVTINILVDFIYAWLDPKIKLE
- a CDS encoding DUF4105 domain-containing protein; the protein is MKQLFVVLCFLCSLCASSQLKYPVLSEDSEINLITIGPGPELYDAFGHTAIQVFDKSNDINVVFNYGVFDFDTPNFYLKFARGKLLYKLAATSYDDFIYNYKAQERWIKLQELNLDLENRQATFRFLMHNLQEENKYYKYDFFYDNCATRPYYAIASGLGNSLQMDYSQQEKGLSHRDLIHQYIPWNSWGSLGIDVALGSVIDREATPEEYLFLPNELLSAFAKAKISTSEGNKPFTLDTITAYIPTESHSYGSIFVLSPLFIFSILSLLIIYKTYKDYIKKYKIGWLDVLLLSLTGFIGILISFLWLGTDHTATAWNYNLLWAFPFHILAAFIISKSNPPRWIYPYMKLAIILMLLLFFHWIIGVQKYPFALLPLLIAITMRYLFILRSLRTLRDS